From Aristaeella lactis, the proteins below share one genomic window:
- a CDS encoding GNAT family N-acetyltransferase, with protein MNKPLLYQAAMQNVYGKQEQFTRSSITDALFVYLDGEPEPESIARVESHFRNRPLVCMTGAWEEQIKAQYPDAAVYWRTMMKPACRFTIPENTELPKGYFLTGMDKVSFEQHPFSHGENYSSFAAFHAEGSGAVVYYGGEIVAAASSFLSVNKEVELDVSTKETHREKKLASACIAWMLQDCMRRGITVHWDAQNEVSRHLAEKFGFEAETKYSVYWV; from the coding sequence ATGAATAAACCACTTTTATACCAGGCGGCTATGCAGAACGTTTACGGCAAACAGGAGCAGTTCACCCGGAGCAGTATCACAGATGCGTTGTTTGTTTATCTGGACGGAGAACCGGAACCGGAATCTATCGCCCGGGTGGAATCCCATTTCAGGAACAGGCCGCTGGTATGCATGACAGGTGCCTGGGAAGAACAGATTAAGGCGCAGTATCCTGATGCGGCAGTATACTGGCGGACAATGATGAAACCGGCATGCCGCTTTACCATACCGGAAAACACGGAGCTCCCGAAAGGATACTTCCTGACCGGTATGGATAAAGTTTCTTTTGAACAGCATCCGTTTTCTCACGGGGAGAATTATTCCAGCTTCGCCGCTTTTCATGCGGAAGGCTCCGGCGCTGTTGTCTATTATGGCGGCGAGATCGTAGCGGCCGCCTCCTCTTTCCTGAGCGTAAACAAGGAAGTGGAACTGGACGTATCCACAAAAGAAACTCATCGGGAAAAAAAGCTGGCATCTGCCTGCATTGCCTGGATGCTGCAGGATTGTATGAGACGCGGCATCACTGTCCATTGGGACGCGCAAAATGAAGTCTCCCGGCATCTGGCAGAGAAATTCGGTTTTGAGGCTGAAACTAAGTATTCTGTTTACTGGGTGTAA
- a CDS encoding SAM-dependent methyltransferase, producing MSNIEKYKKYFTKEYLMGPNSFRLLDELISRCPEDVKFDRTLDLGCGYALTSLFIANETDAKHVYAFDLWVPATENYTRITANGLADKIIPIHGDAMDMPFAQDYFDSIVSVDSYHYFGCKPGVFAEKILPYVKENGHVMIAIPGLKEQPQGDLKQLFETWAEGDDSQLFKTASWWDALLKDECGDQCDISVLEADCYDIAWQEWFQSGHEFGLRDKEFLDKGLYDILNFLLIYIRKRK from the coding sequence ATGAGTAATATAGAAAAGTATAAAAAATACTTTACTAAGGAGTACCTGATGGGTCCAAATTCTTTCAGGCTGCTTGATGAATTGATCAGCAGATGTCCCGAGGATGTGAAATTTGACCGCACTTTGGATCTGGGATGCGGATATGCATTAACATCACTTTTTATTGCCAATGAAACAGATGCGAAGCACGTTTATGCGTTTGACCTATGGGTTCCTGCAACTGAAAACTATACAAGAATAACGGCTAATGGGCTTGCAGATAAGATTATACCGATTCATGGTGACGCAATGGATATGCCATTTGCACAGGATTATTTCGATAGCATTGTCAGCGTGGACTCTTATCATTACTTCGGCTGTAAGCCGGGTGTATTCGCAGAGAAAATACTGCCTTATGTCAAAGAAAACGGTCATGTCATGATTGCCATTCCGGGGTTGAAGGAGCAGCCACAGGGTGATTTGAAACAGTTGTTTGAAACATGGGCCGAGGGTGATGATTCACAACTGTTCAAAACGGCTTCCTGGTGGGACGCCCTGTTGAAGGACGAATGCGGAGACCAGTGCGACATCAGTGTTCTTGAGGCTGATTGCTATGATATTGCATGGCAGGAATGGTTCCAGTCAGGGCATGAATTCGGACTGCGTGACAAGGAGTTTTTGGATAAGGGGCTGTATGACATTCTGAATTTTCTTCTGATATATATCAGGAAAAGAAAATGA
- a CDS encoding GNAT family N-acetyltransferase, with protein MIREVFHEDIPACVNIIKQSFKTVADEFGFTEENAPRFTAFATNEERLLWHMDGEHRPMYVYEEAGVLCGYYSLLIQENNECELNNLAVLPEYRHKGIGKQLLEHAYSVAREKDCKLMNIGIVEENTKLRKWYEENGAIHLGTHKFDFFPFTCGYMRKEL; from the coding sequence ATGATCAGAGAAGTCTTTCACGAAGATATTCCGGCGTGTGTAAACATCATAAAACAGAGTTTTAAGACCGTGGCTGACGAGTTCGGTTTTACGGAAGAAAACGCTCCGAGATTTACTGCGTTTGCAACGAACGAGGAGAGACTTCTCTGGCACATGGATGGTGAACACAGGCCTATGTATGTTTATGAGGAAGCCGGTGTTTTATGCGGATATTACTCATTGCTCATACAGGAGAATAATGAGTGTGAATTGAACAACCTGGCCGTTTTGCCGGAATACCGCCATAAGGGTATAGGAAAGCAGCTGCTGGAGCATGCATATTCTGTGGCTCGCGAGAAGGATTGCAAGCTTATGAATATCGGAATTGTGGAAGAAAACACAAAGCTTCGTAAGTGGTATGAAGAAAACGGAGCAATACATCTGGGGACCCATAAATTCGACTTCTTTCCTTTCACATGCGGGTATATGAGAAAGGAACTGTGA
- a CDS encoding GNAT family N-acetyltransferase — protein MEYKNIQEVFPGIGCAWTNAAGKTTSEYCGVADWESNTPVSSDTIFPAFSISKFITAICVMKLYEQGVIDIDHPANTYLQQWKLRTLDGSESNTSIRSILCHTAGIMDGEDAFYGLRRNDPEISLVDILEGKTTYNNRPVRAEKPQGEAFEYSDAGYCVLQQLLQDVMHKSFDDIVWDILLDPLGLCNTFFATPGNIACFESRMATGYDEEGLPIPGRFPAVPDLAASGLWSTPKELLIIAKEFMKAYEGRSRLLRQKTVQEMAKPVEKFPWTGLGLFIGEDNTLISRGWGESGQCMLKMHFRTGEIAVVMTNRNPGVDQQASGVEWLADRKPGEGNQVSFGSPDDIESWMNLVRRVSWNFPGLETEKALEDHRQTVLKFMEKKQALCTKNGEEITGVLLFSRNRNMICCLAVSPEQRRKGIASKLLEKALDELDRNRDITVSTFREDDEKGVAPRALYRKYGFRESELTEEFGYPNQVFVLKSSLRTNDKS, from the coding sequence ATGGAATACAAAAACATACAGGAAGTCTTTCCCGGAATCGGATGTGCCTGGACAAACGCGGCCGGGAAAACGACATCTGAATACTGCGGCGTTGCCGATTGGGAAAGCAATACACCGGTAAGCAGTGACACCATTTTCCCGGCGTTCTCCATTTCAAAATTCATTACCGCAATATGCGTCATGAAATTGTATGAACAGGGTGTCATTGATATCGATCATCCTGCCAATACTTATTTGCAGCAATGGAAACTGCGCACATTGGATGGAAGTGAAAGCAATACGTCCATCCGGTCGATCCTGTGCCACACTGCCGGGATTATGGATGGAGAAGATGCTTTTTACGGACTGCGCCGGAATGATCCGGAAATCAGCCTGGTGGATATCCTCGAAGGAAAAACCACCTACAACAACCGTCCTGTCCGTGCAGAAAAACCCCAGGGAGAAGCTTTTGAGTACTCCGATGCCGGTTACTGTGTCCTGCAGCAGCTGCTGCAGGATGTGATGCATAAATCCTTTGACGATATTGTCTGGGATATTCTGCTGGATCCGTTGGGTTTATGCAATACCTTCTTTGCAACACCCGGCAACATAGCCTGTTTTGAAAGCAGGATGGCGACAGGTTATGATGAAGAAGGTCTGCCCATCCCGGGCAGATTCCCTGCTGTGCCCGATCTCGCGGCCTCCGGGTTGTGGAGCACACCGAAAGAACTCCTGATCATCGCAAAGGAATTCATGAAAGCATATGAGGGCAGAAGCCGCTTGCTGCGGCAAAAAACGGTGCAGGAAATGGCAAAACCCGTGGAAAAGTTTCCCTGGACTGGCCTTGGTCTGTTTATCGGAGAGGATAATACGCTCATCTCCCGGGGTTGGGGCGAAAGCGGGCAATGTATGCTGAAAATGCACTTCCGTACTGGAGAGATCGCTGTCGTCATGACAAACCGGAATCCCGGTGTTGATCAGCAGGCTTCCGGAGTGGAATGGCTTGCGGACAGGAAACCCGGCGAAGGAAATCAGGTATCCTTTGGCAGCCCCGATGATATTGAAAGCTGGATGAATCTTGTCCGGCGTGTCAGCTGGAATTTCCCCGGACTGGAAACAGAAAAGGCTTTGGAGGATCACCGGCAGACTGTGTTGAAGTTCATGGAAAAGAAGCAGGCACTGTGCACGAAAAACGGTGAGGAGATCACCGGTGTCCTTTTGTTTTCCAGGAACCGGAACATGATCTGCTGTCTGGCCGTTTCCCCGGAACAGCGCAGGAAAGGAATCGCGTCAAAGCTGCTGGAAAAAGCTCTTGATGAACTGGACAGGAACCGGGACATTACAGTATCAACCTTCCGGGAAGATGATGAAAAAGGTGTTGCGCCTCGTGCCCTGTACAGAAAATACGGTTTCCGCGAAAGTGAACTGACGGAAGAATTTGGTTATCCGAATCAGGTGTTTGTGCTGAAAAGCAGCCTGAGAACCAACGATAAATCGTAA
- a CDS encoding GNAT family N-acetyltransferase, translated as MKCELLAEQNLALMLDFIDDENTKYDEAVLKAFLEEKNAYGYIAVDNRKAVGFAYGYVLNEPDGQKVYYLHAIDVMEGWQNQGYGTELVRFVHEHSKVLGCRKMFLLTNKHNVSACRCYEKAGGICNAASDDIVFAFK; from the coding sequence ATGAAGTGTGAACTGTTAGCAGAACAAAACCTTGCGCTGATGCTTGACTTTATTGATGATGAGAACACGAAATACGATGAGGCCGTGCTGAAAGCGTTTTTGGAGGAAAAGAACGCATACGGTTATATTGCTGTAGATAACAGAAAAGCCGTCGGATTTGCTTACGGCTATGTTCTCAATGAGCCGGATGGGCAGAAAGTATACTATCTGCACGCAATTGACGTTATGGAAGGATGGCAGAATCAAGGCTACGGAACGGAACTTGTCCGGTTTGTTCACGAACATTCGAAAGTCCTGGGCTGCCGCAAAATGTTTCTGCTTACCAATAAGCACAATGTTTCCGCCTGCAGGTGTTACGAGAAAGCAGGAGGAATCTGTAATGCCGCCTCCGATGATATCGTGTTTGCGTTTAAATGA